The Candidatus Koribacter versatilis Ellin345 genome has a segment encoding these proteins:
- a CDS encoding ComEA family DNA-binding protein, translated as MRIVLALLLILPFVACNQPQSPDQIREKTANATAAVKADTKAVADGLKEGLGKNTSVNINSATKDELMKLPGVTDARADRIMAARPYDTTDELVSKKVLTKGEYDQIANRITAKKM; from the coding sequence ATGCGTATCGTCCTCGCACTGCTGCTGATTCTTCCGTTCGTCGCCTGCAATCAACCGCAGAGCCCAGACCAGATTCGCGAAAAAACGGCTAACGCCACTGCCGCCGTCAAAGCCGACACCAAGGCCGTCGCCGACGGACTCAAGGAAGGCCTCGGAAAGAACACATCGGTGAATATCAATTCGGCGACGAAGGATGAGTTGATGAAGTTGCCGGGTGTCACCGACGCGCGCGCCGACCGCATCATGGCCGCACGGCCTTACGACACGACGGATGAGCTCGTCAGCAAGAAGGTGCTGACCAAAGGCGAGTACGACCAGATTGCGAACCGCATCACCGCCAAGAAGATGTAA
- a CDS encoding ATP-binding protein — MTVQRVSYTLESSLDSVNKAEEEATKIATRSGFDEDEAGRISMAVREATVNAVLHGNHYDTSKRVTLSFETTGDELIITVQDQGPGLDPTGVADPLAPENLLKQSGRGIFLIRAFMDDVQFRNLEPGTEIKLIKRVHATTSDHKEASQ; from the coding sequence ATGACCGTGCAAAGAGTGTCGTACACGCTGGAATCGTCGCTCGACAGCGTGAACAAAGCGGAAGAAGAAGCGACAAAGATTGCGACCCGTTCGGGCTTCGATGAAGACGAAGCGGGCCGGATTTCGATGGCAGTCCGCGAAGCCACCGTAAACGCGGTATTGCACGGCAACCACTACGACACCAGCAAGCGCGTCACCCTGTCGTTCGAGACCACGGGGGACGAGCTGATTATCACGGTGCAGGACCAGGGCCCGGGACTTGACCCTACCGGGGTAGCAGATCCATTGGCGCCCGAGAATTTATTGAAGCAGTCCGGACGGGGAATTTTTCTGATCCGGGCCTTCATGGATGATGTTCAGTTTCGGAACCTCGAACCCGGAACAGAAATTAAATTGATTAAGCGGGTCCACGCGACCACGTCGGACCATAAGGAGGCTTCCCAGTGA
- a CDS encoding STAS domain-containing protein has product MKASSRQVNGVTVIDLSGRITLGEGSVVLRDTIRDAVAQGNKKILLNLGDVTYIDSSGIGELVSGFTSVRNQGGELKLLNLTKKVHDLLQITKLYTVFDVKDDEATAIASFK; this is encoded by the coding sequence ATGAAAGCAAGCTCACGGCAGGTAAATGGCGTCACCGTCATTGACCTCAGCGGGCGTATCACCCTCGGCGAAGGTAGTGTGGTGCTGCGCGATACCATTCGCGACGCCGTCGCTCAGGGCAACAAGAAAATTCTGCTCAACCTCGGCGATGTGACCTACATCGACAGCTCCGGTATTGGCGAGCTGGTCAGCGGCTTCACCTCCGTCCGCAACCAGGGCGGCGAGCTCAAGCTGCTCAATCTGACCAAGAAGGTCCATGACCTTCTCCAGATCACCAAGCTTTACACCGTCTTCGATGTGAAAGACGACGAAGCTACGGCGATCGCCTCCTTCAAGTAA
- a CDS encoding zf-TFIIB domain-containing protein, with protein sequence MPTAQTLHCPNCGAAVSSDSSKCVYCNARLATVSCPSCFGMMFIGEKFCSHCGAVAHRTETGPDGKMLCPKCGEQEMKTIQVGKSHFWECPACDGMWLDATTLQQICAEKEEQAAVIGMPTEPREPVHVDTNFKYVPCPVCTQLMNRVNFARMSGVIVDVCKAHGTWFDKDELRRLVEFIRAGGLDKARARQNADLEAQHERLKNAGNAGIPASMRAAVEGEWSSGRSDHSSVDAILDFASFIATLLK encoded by the coding sequence ATGCCCACTGCTCAAACTCTCCACTGTCCGAACTGCGGCGCCGCTGTCTCCAGCGATTCCTCGAAGTGTGTTTACTGCAACGCGCGGTTGGCCACGGTGTCCTGCCCGTCGTGTTTCGGCATGATGTTCATCGGTGAAAAGTTCTGTTCGCACTGTGGCGCGGTGGCCCATCGCACCGAAACCGGCCCGGACGGGAAGATGCTCTGCCCGAAGTGTGGCGAGCAAGAGATGAAGACTATACAGGTGGGTAAAAGCCACTTCTGGGAATGTCCAGCGTGCGACGGCATGTGGCTCGACGCCACCACGCTGCAGCAGATCTGCGCCGAGAAAGAGGAACAAGCAGCCGTAATCGGTATGCCCACCGAGCCGCGTGAACCCGTGCACGTCGACACCAACTTCAAGTACGTTCCCTGCCCCGTCTGCACTCAGTTGATGAACCGCGTGAACTTCGCGCGCATGTCAGGCGTCATCGTAGACGTATGCAAAGCGCATGGAACCTGGTTCGACAAAGATGAATTGCGCCGACTGGTGGAGTTCATTCGAGCCGGTGGACTCGACAAAGCGCGAGCGCGGCAGAACGCCGACCTGGAGGCCCAGCACGAACGACTGAAGAATGCAGGAAATGCAGGGATACCAGCGAGCATGCGCGCTGCGGTCGAAGGCGAGTGGAGCAGTGGACGCTCCGACCATTCGAGTGTGGATGCGATCCTCGACTTCGCCTCTTTCATTGCGACACTGCTGAAATAG
- a CDS encoding glycoside hydrolase family 13 protein: MTYSARIALAFFSLFLFLPKISFAVDQALNGYEPKWWKEAVVYQVYPRSFKDSNGDGIGDLKGITSKLDYLQSLGVDVIWLSPHYDSPNADNGYDIRDYEKVMKEFGTMADFDELLKGVKARGMRLVLDLVVNHTSDEHRWFVESRKSKDNPYRDYYIWRPGKDGGPPNNYTSFFSGSAWTLDPTTNEYYLHCFAVKQPDLNWDNPKVRQEVYSLMKFWLDKGVDGFRMDVIPFISKLPDLPDIPPEYRERPQYFYTQGPHLHEYLQEMNKEVLSKYDMMTVGEAFGVTLEGTPMLVDERRHELNMIFNFDAVRIGHPSTPWIGWTLPKLKAIYTDEDQKLDQHSWNTVFLSNHDNPRVVSAFGDDSPEWREKSAKLLATMVLTLKGTPFIYQGDELGMTNYPFKGIEDFDDIEVKNAWKEYVETGRISKEHFLDNARRVARDNSRTPIQWDDSSNGGFTTGKPWLAVNPNYKKINAAEEQKDKDSVYQYFQRMLAFRKTTKAFSYGDYKDLDPQNEKIFAYTRTLGKEKYLVVLNFSKDALKYSLPGVKAGKLVMSNEGAAEENATTLMMKGWEARVYRVE; this comes from the coding sequence ATGACCTACTCCGCGCGCATCGCGCTCGCCTTCTTTTCCCTATTCCTCTTCCTCCCGAAAATCAGTTTCGCCGTCGATCAAGCCCTCAACGGCTACGAGCCCAAGTGGTGGAAAGAAGCAGTTGTATACCAGGTCTATCCGCGCTCGTTCAAAGACTCCAACGGCGATGGCATTGGCGACCTGAAGGGCATCACCTCGAAGCTCGATTACCTGCAATCGCTCGGCGTGGACGTCATCTGGCTGAGCCCGCACTACGATTCCCCCAACGCCGACAACGGCTACGACATCCGCGATTACGAGAAAGTGATGAAGGAGTTCGGCACCATGGCCGACTTCGACGAACTTCTCAAAGGCGTGAAGGCTCGCGGCATGCGCCTGGTGCTCGATCTCGTGGTGAACCACACTAGCGACGAGCATCGCTGGTTCGTCGAGAGCCGCAAGTCGAAGGACAATCCGTATCGCGATTACTACATCTGGCGCCCCGGCAAAGACGGTGGCCCGCCGAATAATTACACCTCATTCTTCTCCGGCTCCGCGTGGACGCTCGATCCCACGACCAACGAGTACTACCTGCACTGCTTCGCGGTGAAGCAGCCTGACTTGAACTGGGACAACCCAAAAGTCCGCCAGGAAGTGTATTCCCTGATGAAGTTCTGGCTCGACAAGGGCGTGGACGGATTCCGCATGGACGTCATCCCCTTCATCTCGAAACTGCCCGATCTGCCGGACATCCCGCCCGAGTATCGCGAACGTCCGCAGTACTTCTACACCCAGGGGCCGCATCTGCATGAATATCTGCAGGAAATGAATAAAGAGGTTCTCTCGAAGTACGACATGATGACGGTCGGTGAGGCGTTCGGCGTCACGCTCGAGGGCACTCCGATGCTGGTGGATGAGCGCCGTCACGAACTCAACATGATCTTCAACTTCGATGCGGTGCGAATTGGACATCCCTCGACACCATGGATCGGCTGGACACTGCCAAAGCTGAAAGCGATCTATACCGACGAAGACCAGAAGCTGGATCAACACAGTTGGAATACGGTCTTCCTGTCAAACCACGACAATCCCCGCGTAGTCTCTGCCTTTGGCGACGACTCTCCGGAGTGGCGCGAGAAATCAGCGAAGCTGCTCGCGACGATGGTCCTCACCCTCAAGGGCACTCCGTTCATCTATCAGGGCGACGAACTCGGCATGACCAATTATCCGTTCAAGGGCATCGAGGACTTCGACGACATCGAAGTAAAGAACGCGTGGAAGGAATACGTGGAGACTGGACGCATCAGCAAAGAACACTTCCTCGACAACGCCCGGCGGGTGGCACGCGACAACTCGCGCACTCCGATCCAGTGGGATGATTCGAGCAATGGTGGCTTCACCACCGGCAAGCCCTGGCTCGCGGTAAACCCGAATTACAAGAAAATCAATGCTGCAGAGGAGCAGAAAGACAAAGACTCCGTCTACCAATACTTCCAGCGCATGCTGGCCTTCCGCAAGACGACCAAGGCTTTCAGCTACGGCGATTACAAGGACCTCGATCCGCAAAACGAAAAGATCTTCGCCTACACGCGAACGCTCGGAAAAGAGAAGTATCTCGTCGTGCTTAATTTTTCGAAGGATGCGCTGAAGTATTCCCTGCCCGGAGTGAAGGCGGGAAAACTGGTGATGTCGAACGAAGGTGCGGCGGAGGAGAACGCGACCACGCTAATGATGAAAGGCTGGGAAGCCCGGGTTTACAGAGTCGAGTAA
- a CDS encoding HAD family hydrolase, with translation MSETSTLPATSGFDWHGFDAYLFDIDGTLLNSRDWVHYNAFHTALQHVYQCDARIDNVPVHGNTDIGILRAAAALCGVGGERFEHGLVEAQKLMAGEVEKHADQLRPELCPSIRELLDRLHVEGKLMGVCTGNLQRIGWTKLKAAGIRDRFAVGGFSDHHEFRADIFRHAMEQATNRLGSNAKACFIGDTPNDIHAAQKLGMPVVAVATGIYPIEQLQALHPTHCVPCCKELL, from the coding sequence GTGAGCGAGACTAGTACCCTGCCCGCCACGAGCGGCTTCGATTGGCACGGCTTCGATGCCTATTTATTCGATATTGACGGCACCCTGCTCAACAGCCGCGACTGGGTGCATTACAACGCCTTCCATACGGCGTTGCAGCACGTCTATCAGTGTGATGCGAGGATTGATAATGTCCCCGTTCATGGCAATACCGATATCGGGATCCTGCGCGCCGCCGCTGCCCTCTGCGGCGTCGGAGGCGAACGCTTCGAGCACGGCTTGGTTGAGGCCCAGAAATTGATGGCTGGTGAGGTCGAAAAGCATGCCGATCAGCTTCGCCCTGAGCTCTGCCCGTCCATTCGCGAGTTGCTGGATCGATTGCATGTCGAAGGAAAGCTGATGGGCGTTTGCACCGGCAACTTGCAACGGATCGGCTGGACCAAGCTGAAGGCTGCCGGAATCCGCGACCGTTTCGCTGTCGGAGGCTTCAGCGATCACCACGAGTTTCGCGCTGACATCTTCCGCCACGCCATGGAGCAAGCCACGAACCGTCTCGGCAGCAACGCAAAGGCCTGCTTTATCGGCGACACTCCCAACGACATCCATGCCGCGCAGAAACTCGGAATGCCGGTGGTCGCCGTCGCCACGGGCATTTATCCAATCGAGCAATTGCAGGCGTTGCATCCCACGCACTGTGTCCCGTGTTGCAAGGAGCTTCTCTAA
- a CDS encoding type II secretion system protein GspD, which yields MRTALWGAILLAAASVAAQDLPSPNTPAVEAKVPSQKAEKPSKSEEKQAKHEFSEGMKRQKAGDLQQAYEHFEAASRLLPKNVEYATARELTKQQAVMQFIQRGNTAMEKGLTIEAQGDYRMALQIDPDNNFAQQQLKNALPALPSTGSQIRFSDSTDDAEYRAPVMLAPEKVKKDFHYRGDSKGLLTQVMQAYGVTATLDDSVPSKRVRFDLDATDFEHATEAAGTITKTFWVPLGLRQVLVLADTPANRRDNQHMVLRTFYFPDATTPTDLQDLINVFRVIFDVRFVVPQPSRNSITVRAPQPTMEAVTQFFSDLDASRPQVALDVSVYRVSGTLTHQLGVQPPNQFTTFNLGSVLAGLGATNLQSLINQIISSGAINQANGTDISALITQALGNTQLATLFQTPFVTYGGGLTLMALTVPGTTLNLNFSKANFQNLAHMQLRASQNNAATMRIGERYPILNATFAPIYNTPQISALLRTGTYVAPFPSFNYEDLGLTVKATPSIQGNRDVRLNLEMQMRSLGAGTSNGMPIINNQEYKGTISLKDGEPGVVVSYLTESESRSISGIPGLGQIPGLGSAVASTDREGVESELLVIITPHVLKVIEPKMDTIAMPRGT from the coding sequence ATGAGGACAGCTCTTTGGGGTGCGATTCTACTGGCTGCCGCGAGCGTCGCGGCACAGGACCTGCCGTCTCCGAATACACCGGCGGTTGAGGCCAAGGTGCCGTCGCAGAAAGCGGAAAAGCCCTCGAAGAGCGAAGAAAAACAGGCGAAACACGAGTTCTCAGAAGGGATGAAGCGGCAAAAGGCCGGAGACTTGCAGCAGGCCTACGAACATTTCGAAGCCGCTTCCCGTCTGCTGCCGAAAAATGTTGAATACGCCACTGCCCGCGAACTTACGAAACAACAAGCGGTAATGCAGTTCATTCAGCGCGGCAACACCGCGATGGAAAAGGGCCTGACTATCGAAGCCCAAGGCGACTATCGCATGGCGCTGCAGATCGACCCCGACAACAACTTCGCGCAGCAGCAGCTCAAGAACGCGCTCCCCGCGCTCCCATCAACCGGTTCTCAGATCCGCTTCAGCGATTCGACTGACGATGCCGAGTATCGCGCGCCGGTCATGCTTGCTCCCGAAAAGGTAAAGAAGGACTTCCACTATCGTGGCGACTCGAAGGGTCTGCTCACGCAGGTGATGCAAGCCTACGGCGTGACCGCCACGCTGGATGATTCCGTGCCCTCGAAGCGAGTCCGCTTCGACTTGGATGCGACGGATTTCGAGCATGCCACCGAGGCCGCAGGCACCATCACGAAAACTTTTTGGGTGCCACTTGGACTGCGCCAAGTCTTGGTACTCGCCGACACGCCGGCAAACCGTCGCGACAACCAGCACATGGTTCTGCGCACCTTTTACTTCCCTGACGCGACCACGCCGACCGACCTTCAGGACCTGATTAACGTCTTCCGCGTGATCTTCGACGTCCGCTTTGTGGTGCCGCAACCCAGCAGGAACAGCATTACGGTGCGGGCCCCGCAGCCTACCATGGAAGCCGTTACCCAGTTCTTTTCCGATCTCGACGCCTCCCGTCCGCAAGTTGCGCTGGATGTCAGCGTCTATCGCGTAAGCGGTACCCTGACCCACCAGTTAGGAGTTCAGCCGCCGAATCAATTCACGACGTTTAACCTCGGCAGCGTGCTCGCAGGACTCGGCGCCACGAATTTGCAGTCGCTAATCAATCAGATCATTTCTTCCGGCGCGATCAACCAGGCGAACGGTACCGACATCTCGGCGCTTATCACACAAGCCCTCGGCAACACGCAACTGGCCACGCTTTTCCAGACGCCGTTCGTTACCTACGGCGGAGGCCTGACGCTGATGGCACTCACCGTGCCCGGCACCACGCTCAATCTCAACTTCAGTAAGGCGAATTTCCAGAACCTCGCGCACATGCAGTTGCGAGCATCGCAGAACAACGCGGCAACCATGCGTATCGGTGAGCGTTACCCGATTCTGAACGCGACCTTTGCGCCGATCTACAACACTCCACAAATCAGTGCTCTGTTGCGGACGGGAACCTACGTAGCACCCTTCCCATCGTTCAATTACGAGGACCTCGGTTTGACGGTGAAAGCCACGCCCTCGATCCAAGGCAATCGCGACGTGCGCCTCAACCTCGAGATGCAGATGCGCTCGCTCGGCGCCGGAACCAGCAACGGCATGCCGATCATCAACAACCAGGAATACAAGGGCACGATCTCATTGAAAGACGGCGAGCCGGGCGTCGTCGTGAGCTATTTGACGGAGAGCGAATCGCGATCCATCTCCGGTATACCAGGCTTAGGTCAAATCCCCGGACTCGGTTCGGCCGTGGCAAGCACCGATCGCGAGGGCGTGGAATCCGAGCTACTCGTCATCATCACGCCTCACGTGCTCAAGGTCATCGAGCCCAAGATGGATACGATCGCCATGCCCCGGGGCACCTAG